The following DNA comes from Colletes latitarsis isolate SP2378_abdomen chromosome 13, iyColLati1, whole genome shotgun sequence.
ttatgatattttaaagatttgcatgaaattttggtcaaacatttctggccagaaattatattttaggtaaggaatttttttctcgaaaatgcgtagaaattcggggatatgtctaatgaccaaaaatgattgtaatggacccttgcaactgaaaataatttttttagaacgatttgaaattttttaattttgtcgaaaaatttctcacattctcaaatttttttctcgaaaatggttaggatttcaagggtatgtctaatgaccaaaaatgattgtaattgacccctgcaaccgaatctaattttttcagaacgttttgaaacacatgaaatttcaggggaatctcattcatgatcagacattacattttcgattaggaatttttttctcgaaaatgcgtaggaattcggaggtatgtctaatgaccaaaaatgattgtaattgacccccataaccgaaaataatttttccgtgaatgatttgaaatttttgaatttaattttttaataactttttaacgaagcctcaatcaacaaattgatattgttgatttttgtcttattttggcctccagattctcctattaaaatttttgcctagAGATGGCCGAACAATCTGTATTTCAAACTATGTAAACACATGAAGTATCAATATGTGAAACAACAAAGCTACACATTAACctgcaaaattcaaaaattcgtttctttAAGATTCCATACTCACATTGCAATCTGCCCATCCTAAAACAGATGAACAGTGAACGACAATGATAACTGTAATTATTACATAACCTTTATACATAATTGCACTGTATTTTTAAACAACGCGTAActgtaaaatttataaaaagttaTTGCTCCACTTCATTCTAATATCTAAATTTTTCACAAGTTTGTAACATTGTATTAGTTATATCAACGACGCACGCTGTTTCGTTTGAAAGATTAACAATACTGTTGACACTATCCGTTTTCGGTGCATACTCTTTTAACTGCGCATTTAACTGCCGACGCATTTAACTGCGTGCAGCAGAAACGTGTGGTCACTTGTCAATAATcgttaaaaataagacgaataaaaGTACTATACGCGAATGCCACACGTAGAgaacttttttaaatttattaatagagTTACATATAAAaactacgattaaaatatattttatcttcCATAGAAATTATGttatcaatatttaaataaacaataaaGATAACGAGAACAAACAAATTGTAACTTACTGATCCGAATGtacaatatttaatttcacCAGCAGAAGGATTCTAAAATACATTAGCacataatttttctatgtattcaTAGTATGAAACATGCTTTGTAGACCTTGATGTTTTAcgtgtaaaattattattattatttatacattGTTATCTACTAATGTATAAACGATCTCTTACATGTAAAACTTCAAGGACTATGAGTCAAGTTTCCCCATGATCCAATTTACCTGCAATTTTGcaggaattattttttataaactaaaaactgttttggaggataaaagaaACAATAGTCGCACAAAAATTTCGACAGGTGTAACAAttatatttgtttatatattgtAACTATTCTGATAGGAAAGAGAAcgagtaaaaaatattattattttattcttttcATATTTTAGTAAATTTCATAGATagttataatatatattttgatttttctaATGCAAGCCAGTTACACATAAATAAAGTATAAAAGATACATAAAACAGATAAGTTTAagcacatttaaaaatgtgtgtaCCCGGGGGCCGTTAATGTGCATATGCGCGTGCGTTTTTAATAACGCAATTGTCCTAAAATTATATACATCTTTCAATACTCATGGCCAATGAGATTACTAACAATAAATATTGGACAATAACACTTTTATTgataattataaattcatattAATTATACTATGTTATCGTAAAAGGACAACTTAAACTGTTTAAAAGAAAAGTCTGCATTACTCTAATTATATCCTTTACGTCTATTTATTTTATGCGATAAAGAGTATCGTGATAAACTTATAAAACTTATAGAACGTACACGGTAATTAAAGATTATTTTTTCACAGCCTATCTAGCATTCTTACTGCAAGCTTTAATCAGTTTTCATAAAGTAAGATACCGATGTACTATTTGATTGTGTAAACAAATAATCTTATGATTCTTTTGCTCATATAAAGGATAGCGTAATGAATAGTGACGAGACTTACGCGCTATAATAACAATTATAGGAAACGAGAGAATGTAATACTAATAAAGGATACCTGTCGCGTAAATTGTTTCCTAAAATCATGCTAAATACTTGTTTGCGTTGTTTAAATTCTAAATAGATGATTTTAATCACGTTTTCCTAAGAGACAGGCGCATAGGAAATTAGAACAACACAAACAAGCCTTACATCAAACCTTAAAACTTcttctcgcgaagaaatagacTGTTTCGATATGAATCACGTGTGAGTTATTTGCAAATATTATAAGTTTAAAATTAGCTAGCAATATAAACCGTTTCCTTGATTTTCGAGCACATATTTTTGCAAATACTGCACCGCTTTCTCGCTCAAGCCAAGATTTGGCAAGTCTTTCTCAAATTGTTCAAATGTCCCAGCGCCAGCTATATAACCATTCAGTTTAGCGGCCAAAGGAGAATTTCGAAGGATTTCGTCGCTGACCAGGCCAGTAGTTTCCATCAGCCATGGATGATTTCTAAGTCGATATTTTTGGTGATAGctgaaaaatgaataataaattaaatagtaGAAAAATCAATTTACGGCGTAACATACTTACTCTTCAGCAGGAtaaaatttttcgaatcttctaaTTTCTGTGAGCACCAGATCTGAACGTTTACGTTGCTGACGTTCGCGTGATTTTTCAGCTAGTAACTTCTGTTCTTCGTCGTGATACAAAATCAACGACATGTACTGAAATTTCACATGCATACAGTTATTagtggagaggaaaagaaaaattttgaataatGTATTTTTTGGTAATTCACAACATAACGATACGTCAGAAAACTAAACGAGAACAGCATGAAAGCGTTTTGGTGGCCTTGACATGTTTAGTTTGCCTCGAGCGTATCGAGTTCAATAACCGAAACGCGGCTTTAATTTCCATGCTAGTCAAGTCAGTTTTCGAGAATTTCACAACGCTAATCCTTCTACAATATGTTAATGCTTCTCTGACACTTATTAATTCCTGAAGGTTGTTTTACGATCCACCAAAAAAGTGAACAAATCTAGTCTGTGAAAAAGTCAATCTTTCGTGATACGCGCGCTATATTAATAAAGGATATTAACTACTAATATTTGATAATATCAATTTCATATTTACTACTTCATTTCAGATTTTTTCTGTTAGAGTTGTGTAAATTCAATCACCGTAAGATGAAACATAAGAAATAGTATCTGTTGGGCATTAACTTTTAAATGTCTAGCTGTATCGTTCGATGCATAAAAAATCTCAATCCAACTCGATACCATTCAAGTTTCCTTCATCAAGATGTCAATATCGGCTGAGACATCTTGTATATTTAATATGTAACTTACAATTATATATTTGCATTAATAAATACATTAGTACGTTTTACAAAACATATCAAACCGGAAGAGAGAGTAACCCGCGCGGGGGTATCCTACTTGGTGCCAACACAATGTAATAAAACGTTGCCAACCTAACTATCTCCAACAGTATCGATGTGTCAATTGATTTACCTGTCTCTTGATCTTCGTGCTAAGACCGTATTCATGATTCTGCCAGAAAAGTGCAAGTAATTGCACGTACGATATTACATCAGGATTATACTCGATGTCAACGACTTCTGTATGGTCACCGCTGTAATAAGACGAATTATTTAATAGAAAGATATagcgaaaataaaatacaatagaaTCGAAACGTACATATTTCTATAGGTTGGCGACTCTGTTTGTCCACCTGCATAACCTACGCAGGTTTTGATGACACCCGGCAATACGCCGAAGAGGCAATCGCCTGCCCAGAAGCAACCCATTCCAAAAGTTGCACGTTTCGCCTTGATTTCCTCCAGTTGTCCAGGCATTTTATTCGACTAATGAATTATTCCAATTGCAACAcataaagaaaaatttaatcaTTATAGAAGCCGTTACAAACCATGTATTAAAATCTAATAAACCAGCTAATAATATTAACGCGAGAATCGCAAGCACCAGCTTATACGTTTTACGTGATTCGCGCGAAACCTATTAAATAACGGTTACGTTAAAGTTGACAAAGAATAAAAGTTTCCGTCGTTGAAGATTTCTGTGGGACAATCACCGTGCCCCGATGttgacaaaaataaaatttggcaTCGCGTCTTGTTAGCTCACCAAATGGATTGATCTTATTTAACAACGccgaagaaatttttcaaaacaacAATTTTACGAATCGGCTATAGTTTTCGTAATGTTCGTAACTACAAATTTATGAAATTGTACTTGATAAGAACGATTATTGtcaaaaatataaatacgtaatttatgaaaatacgaattattttaattactttGTTGCATAAATTATAGAACATTTTCTTTCAATTGCACGCATATCTATTACTTTATTCTTTTTAGCATTGATCATGGAAATCATTGAGAACGTCAATTATCGAAACGATGAATAAATTGATCGTGTGGCATTTAAATCATTATAATGCTTAAAATATTGTAATAGTTTAACAAAATAACGAATAGGCGTGTAATGTAcataaaattttctataaaatttgTATACTTTGCCCAAAGTTTATCTTAAACGaaaatttacaattttcaaAATGAACGATGTTTACCTCTTTCACGAACAAGAGTATTATAACACACGAAACAATTTTAAGCATTTTGGCACCGACAAAATCTAACATTATTAAAGATTTTTCGTTTGATAATAAAGGATTATCTTAACATTGTTCACTGTCCTCATAGCTTTATGTTCAGAAATTCCTGTCTTTTTAGGACACCCGGTATGTAAGGTACAGGTCCGATACGCCTACAAAAAAAAACACGACcaaatacatatacagggtgaaccATATAACTTGATTATCTTGATCATTACTAGTTTTAAACGAATGTTCAAAAATTCTCTTGACCAATTTCGTTTGGAGATTTAATTTTAACGTACATTTTTTATAATGTCActttaaaaaaattctgaaaattttattctatatatTTTCTCCGTTGGATCGAAAAGCATAATGGAAAGGATTAGCCAAAAGGAAACGTATTCAGAAGCTGTCAATCTTGCAGTATTTAAAATGCTGTTCATCAACTTCGGACGTACTTGAACAATGAACGCCTACCTAGATCCTTAGATTACGCTACATTTTAACACGTTCGTCGAGCATTCTTATACGTCATACCTGATATTTGGTATTGTTTAAGAATCTACATAAACTTGATTGATTTATCAAAAAATATCTATTAGAAGTGTTTATTACTTCCTCTCATTGGcgttttgaaaaataaaatttacgaaaACCGTACGCTTTGTTCCAGACCAAAATATTAGTCTAATCAAAAACCAAATAGTTTTTTCATTGTACTTTCAGTTCTaacattgaaaaatatattcgtCGATTCTTATTAAAttcattataattttaaaaaagagaACAAGATTTCAAAAGATTTAGATCGTTTCACGAGTAACGAAAATGATCAAGACGATATAGTTATATGGTTCATTATGTATAAAAGACGACGCGTTACCACAAACATCAATTTTCTACGCTTCTATTATATTCAAttcaattacaaatttttaaaacagaTGACCCTTGAGTAATTGGAATGAATTATAGCATATTGGCCAACTTGTTCTATAATGTGAAGCTCACCTGTGCATACTAAGAATTTTGATTATActcaaaaaattgtttaccttgATTTACAAGAAAAAAGAGAGTAGTACGTAGAGAAACAAAATTCACTTGAAATTTAACGAAAGATACCTTCATCGAGATAGAAGCAACACGAGAAACTACCGCGTGCTTCGCCCAGCACTACTTTTTATCTACTCTGTCCCCCCTCTTTCTTCCCCTACTTCGGATTCACAACTTCACTACTCCCTTCTCCGTGAGCATCGTTTTCAACCTTTTATCCTCACACGTTCGaaactttaatttaatttatccaGTTGGTATATATTTCTATTACACCTTTTACGACACCAATCGTGGCTCGTCGTCTGACAACGAGAAACGTGCTTTACGCCACGGTAGAGTATCATCGATTAACGGTAAACGTGTCCAGATCACGTTAGTATTTACACGTTGCTAGTAACTTTTTTATTATAGACAATTCACGAATCAATAAGATTCAGAATGTCGATATTAACCTCTCTCCTGTCTGAATGCTGTCATTAATAAATGGGCTTCATTGTATCGATTGTCAATTTAAGTCTAATAAATTCTCTGTTAGTTGCATCAGAAATTTGATACCACGTGTGTCCGTTTAACTACATAGATAATAATTGCTGGACCGACTGATGTAATCTCTGTTTCCTGTAAACTAAGCTCAATTGCTCGACACTCTTGATTCAAAATGTGCGGTGCTTTTGTGACACGCATTCGATATGAAGGTTACTATCATATCTTTCGTTTCCTGCCTATTCGATGCTTACGCCGAGCAATTACTTAATGTGTGTAACTTGTAAACCTTAATCGTATCCGATaacattaataatttcgtttcgaaACGAGAATATTGTCAGATCTCGTGTCACAGTGGATTCTAATCAGACATTTTACTTAATATAATGTATGTCGTTGAAAAATGAACAGTAATGGTTACATACCGTATTACGATATCCGATTCCGATTAAACTCCGACGTAATAAGTTGATTAAATTTGGAGTGATCATCTTCGATACGAACATTTCCGAAATTACAAGTGTTCTGAAAGAAGATCCGTCCACTCATCGACATCGTGAAGCGACTTAACGCAGTTGTGTCTACTATCTTGGCTTTGTCATCAAAAATTTTGCTTTAAACGATAGAAAACCTTTTCTCAATGAATTAAAAATTGATGAAAtgaatttattgactgttttgtacctttaactgGTACAATGACATGATTACTATTATTGCGTTCAACGAAGAAAAATGTCAGGGaaattttgaaacatttttgaGAACTTAGAACAAAATTTATTGTATGCTCATGATTAAAATAAACATCGTTCCAAAATTGAATCCATTGATTTTGTTTGTTTCTGCGTGTTCTAAAGatacaatttgtttaaaaaaaaaaaatacaatctaCATTGATATAGTATGTTCAATTTTCGAAAATTATATCTATTAACACTCCTGTTTGTCTgtgtgtatgtatatgtatatctctAAaggacaaaaaaatgttttaataaatgcgatatgaattaaaaataatttgggCATTATCATTGTTGATAACATCTGTGTAATAATGCCCATGATTATTTgtagaaaattttaattaaaaaacgtATTATTGCGAATGACATCCAGGGTGTATAAATTAGAAAGTTTTCTAAATAAGAAATGCAATAGTATTTACATTTTATCAGTGTCCATAAAATACATTATTGCATACATTGCactgataaaatattaatatttagatGTTCCATAAGATATGAGATTAAGTTTAATTAGATGTCATATAATTTACGATGTATTTTAAAGGAAGAAATAGGACATATATGATAGAAAACAtcgaaatttacaaataaatgtGTTTGTAGAAATATAGATatctaaattaatataaaaaaatactcTTTACGATTAACACTTTATAAAAAACGCGGGAAATACTCTGTACGGTATCATACACATTAGCTGCAAAGACGCGTTTCGCGCAATATACAATTTGATAATTATTGTTCGAAATATACATTATTTTacgcaataataaataaaattatgtacaaATTCAAGACACATCTtcgaatttcattaaaattaccTCTCGCATTTCAATTGttacttaaatattcgtttaagTACAATACATATTAAAAAATCCATTCGTAAATCTTAGTCTACGAGCGTaatagtttaaataaaatttacacgATTTTAATACAACCGTACGAAGTGCTCGCAAAATTAACAAGGCTTTAAGAAAATATCTCAAAAAGAGATTCGAGACTATTTAAACTAAAGATGCATTACATCGTATTCGAATTAGAATATTGTTCATTCTGTACAATTACTTCTGATTTGCTTTCTAAATTAACCCTTTCGCTTCGAGCGTCGAATATATCCGgcatctacagggtgttcggccacccttgggaaaaattttaatgggggattctagaggccaacaattaaattcaaaaatttcaaatcgttttggaaaaattattttcagttgcgggggtcaattacaatcatttttggtgaatagacatacatctATATATATCCAAAGGTGAAAACTGAAGTCGAAGATGCGTCGTGTGCAGTAAAAACAATAAAAGATCTGAATCGCGATACGAGTGTAAAGATTGCAACGTTGGATTATGTATAGATCCATGTTTCAAAATACATTATACAGAATTATATTACTAGTTTCTACATATTAATATACTAATAATTTGCgttacattattaattatattaaacttttaatTCTAAAGTCCTGTAAATATGTAAATACCTAAAAACATGTCAACTGTAATTggtctaatatttttagaataattaatataatactgTATAAatcttttcatttaaaaaatataaagaatacgTGCTATATTATAGCAAGAATTGTTTTATTAAGCATAGGAATTATTTAAGACTTAGAAGAACGTATATACAAAAACCACGCGCACTGTGCACATTTCTGGCGCATGTTTCCGTTCGGTGACGGCACTTCGGCGGACTGGACTGCCGAAGCGAAAGGGTTAAAAGAACACATCAGATTGTTTACAATAGTAAACATGGTAAAAGCATgcaaataaaagaaattaaatgcaGCGAACGAAAAGTGTTATATGACGATGCAGCAATTTTTCTCGGAATGATTGTCGCCGACAATGTCGCTGGTGTTTCCGGTAAATCGCTGGAAATCCCCGGCAGCGTTGAGTTCAGAATTGGCGATGGGCGATACAGGAATACCATTTCCATTTGCATCTATCGAACCAGTAGATATGTGCCGATTTTGCGCCCTTTGTTTCTTCAAATCCGACAACGATTTGACAAATACTACCGAGACGTGTATGTTGATCTTGCCATTGGTATCACGGTCCGGCGTGTAGATCGGCTGCTGATTACCAACCGGTGATTCGGATCCTGTCACTGCCGAGGCAAATATGTAAATCCAAGTtttcttcctcgaaatttctttCCATTTCCTCTCATTCCATTCCATTTCACTCGTACACCTTCACTTCGTGTAACCCTCCACCTAATTACCCTTTCTCATATACTGAAACTGTACTTGAAAAGAAACTCGACTAGTATCAACTAGTGGCCATGCGCTAAGCGTTACATGCTCTAGCGATAAGCGTTAAAAACATTGCATCATAGAGCACCAGGAACATGTTTCTATATTCTACATGTACCTACGCAAACACTTTCTCCTCCACCCATGTTCCAAGTCATTGcagttattattaaatttccaaACTTTCTGTTttcagaagaaagaagaaacttTCAGCGACTTGTTTGTTTCTTCCTTGCTCCGATAAATAATGAATTTGCTTATTCTTTGGCAGTTTGCAAAATAAACTTGTAATCTTTGTACCTTAAATGCATCGATTCCAGAAAGAACACTTAGTTTATAATTTGTATGTAATAACTttgacatatatatatatatatatacaatgtaTATATACGAAAATATACATGTAAAGCATATAGTTGAATTCTCTGGAACATTGAAATCACTTACTTCATTTTCCTTTAAGCatgaattaatattattttgtgcTGTGTCGATGTCCAAATAACATATTTATATAATAGATTAATACCATCTCAAATCAATCATTTTTTTTATCCACTAATTTTGATTtacataaaattataatttattaaaatataacagTAAATATTGTAAACAATACAATGAAACAACCATGGATTGAACCATTTTTTAATAGTAATTAATTTACTACATAATGTTAATCAGTATTAATaccttataatttatttttcttattgaATTTTTCTAATAATAACAATTCAAATTTACTTATCTAAAATTTACAAATTCACTTCTCTATGGCTTACAGAAACTCAAGTCAGCTGTAATCacattaattttgaaaattcattaAGAATTATTTCGAGTATATTACGTTTTACTTTTAATTTAACACAAAAGCAATTATTCAGTTATATAAAAAACGTTGCGTCATTATGATCGATTTGATTGTGGAATCTATAGTAGAAATTCATGAATGACTAGTATATGGTATTAAGAATGTGAAACGATCTAATGTCGTGACACAACTGACCTCGTAACGACTTTATCGTTTAGCAATAAAACTAAAAAACAGGAAGACACATTGAGTAAATACAGTTTGTCATCAGCGCAACTAATATGTTAGATCTGTGAAAAAACTTTGTTCCCCTGGATTATTGTACtcaaaattttataaatgttacaaaattaaacaattgtAAGAAATTAGAAATGTAATCTTAGCTATAGTTTCAGAAAAAAGTGTAAATTTATATGCGAGTCGAATAAGGTAAATCTTAAAAATGGTAAGCAgtcttaaataaaaatagttaTTAAAATATCAATTAACGAAGATATTCATTCTTGTTACGGCATTATAAAatatggaaaaagaaaaacgaaacaACAGAATTTTCTCATAGATCTAATACATATATAAAAGTTAATCGATATGTTTAATAGGCgaaatacattttattttactAATATATTCGTTTATATGATATGTAGTAAGTATATCTGAAATTGTTCGTTGAATATTAATTATGAATGTATTGCAGTATAGTTCAAACTCTGGTTATTCGATTGAGGaatggaaaattgaaaattccATTATCAAACATTACTAATTTCTAAATACCTACTTACTTTAAAAAGTGACGTTGGGAAAGATGTTCAAAATGTAGTTGTTTTGATTTTACTCGTATACCTAGCGGTTATTTAGTTGTGTAATGTAAATGTGCGTTTAAGTTTAGAACGCTCTGAACTGTATTAGGTATAAAAACAATGTcatttgtaacagtcaataagctCTGCTAAACGCTAACATATGATTTGCAAAGAAGTGCTAAGAAGAAAGCCAATAGAAATTAACCCTTGCCACAAAAAAACTCGACGTGGTTAAAACAATGAACGTCTCCATACCAGAAGAACATTTTCAAAGAGAAAAACATATTACATATGCACACAACATATAGAAATAATTCATCATGTTGttgattaatatttcaaaacataCGATAATgtagaaaatttgaaaataatacaaACACAGCGTTCAATAGTACGTTTACAGAAATAGGAAAGTGACATAGAAAACTGACCTCACAATTATTCAGGAACACGACCCAGTAATAACAGAAAAAGGAAATGGCTAATAAATGATCAATACTTAATATTTTGCTTAATAATTTACCAGTAAAAACTACTGTTCTACTTTTTCTATGCTACTATAATAATGCATATTCATCTCgagtaataaattttatttctagTCATAGAACCGATCTATGGTAGATCTTTCCTTAAATTAGGAAAGAATTTCCTCTATTATTTTAAAACACAAATAAACGTTCTGTTTTGATGCAAAACACGCATGTTACattataaaattgtaattacTATGTCACGTTACTAAGGCCAAGTTATGCGTTACGAACGCACAATTTTAGTGGACACAACACGTTATGCTTTCTTTTATTTTATGCACAAAAATACCATTTACCAGAGGATTCTACTTAACCACAACCGATGCAAGTGTAACATGTTTTGGAATATACCTGATTCTTTATCGACGTCTTCGTGAAGGAAAGATTCATTATCCTTTCCTTCTGGAGCTTTACGTACTGCTGTTGGTGGTGCATTAGAATCTGTCTCATTATTTGTATTTTCTCGTGCATTAAATTCATTTTCCGTTTGAGGCATATTCG
Coding sequences within:
- the Msra gene encoding methionine sulfoxide reductase A isoform X3, translated to MKSNKMPGQLEEIKAKRATFGMGCFWAGDCLFGVLPGVIKTCVGYAGGQTESPTYRNIGDHTEVVDIEYNPDVISYVQLLALFWQNHEYGLSTKIKRQYMSLILYHDEEQKLLAEKSRERQQRKRSDLVLTEIRRFEKFYPAEDYHQKYRLRNHPWLMETTGLVSDEILRNSPLAAKLNGYIAGAGTFEQFEKDLPNLGLSEKAVQYLQKYVLENQGNGLYC
- the Msra gene encoding methionine sulfoxide reductase A isoform X1, whose translation is MFVSKMITPNLINLLRRSLIGIGYRNTSNKMPGQLEEIKAKRATFGMGCFWAGDCLFGVLPGVIKTCVGYAGGQTESPTYRNIGDHTEVVDIEYNPDVISYVQLLALFWQNHEYGLSTKIKRQYMSLILYHDEEQKLLAEKSRERQQRKRSDLVLTEIRRFEKFYPAEDYHQKYRLRNHPWLMETTGLVSDEILRNSPLAAKLNGYIAGAGTFEQFEKDLPNLGLSEKAVQYLQKYVLENQGNGLYC
- the Msra gene encoding methionine sulfoxide reductase A isoform X4: MPGQLEEIKAKRATFGMGCFWAGDCLFGVLPGVIKTCVGYAGGQTESPTYRNIGDHTEVVDIEYNPDVISYVQLLALFWQNHEYGLSTKIKRQYMSLILYHDEEQKLLAEKSRERQQRKRSDLVLTEIRRFEKFYPAEDYHQKYRLRNHPWLMETTGLVSDEILRNSPLAAKLNGYIAGAGTFEQFEKDLPNLGLSEKAVQYLQKYVLENQGNGLYC
- the Msra gene encoding methionine sulfoxide reductase A isoform X2, producing the protein MLDFVGAKMLKIVSCVIILLFVKESNKMPGQLEEIKAKRATFGMGCFWAGDCLFGVLPGVIKTCVGYAGGQTESPTYRNIGDHTEVVDIEYNPDVISYVQLLALFWQNHEYGLSTKIKRQYMSLILYHDEEQKLLAEKSRERQQRKRSDLVLTEIRRFEKFYPAEDYHQKYRLRNHPWLMETTGLVSDEILRNSPLAAKLNGYIAGAGTFEQFEKDLPNLGLSEKAVQYLQKYVLENQGNGLYC